The following are encoded together in the Flavobacterium sp. TR2 genome:
- a CDS encoding LytTR family DNA-binding domain-containing protein has protein sequence MKMKCLIIDDEPIARNGIADFVSKIDFLETVGTCASALEATSYLQEKQIDLLFLDINMPYLSGLEFLESLENPPLVIFTTAYSEYALDGYRLQVVDYLVKPITFQRFYQAALKAKQWYQMLSSPKQSQLDPFLYVRQEEGFQKISWMDILYIEGMQNYAKLHFKDKVLIIHQTMISLEETLPTEIFFRIHKSFLVNVTHIDSIAGGRLFIKGQELPISRTRREVLLKEVVYKNLLSR, from the coding sequence ATGAAAATGAAATGTCTCATTATCGATGATGAACCCATAGCAAGAAACGGAATAGCAGATTTTGTTTCTAAAATTGATTTTCTCGAAACGGTAGGCACTTGCGCTTCGGCTCTTGAAGCCACTTCATATCTCCAGGAAAAACAGATAGATTTATTGTTTTTGGATATAAATATGCCTTATTTGTCTGGATTAGAATTCTTAGAATCGCTAGAAAATCCGCCATTGGTGATTTTTACAACTGCTTATTCAGAATATGCTTTAGATGGGTACCGACTTCAGGTAGTAGATTATTTAGTAAAGCCAATTACTTTTCAGCGCTTTTATCAGGCTGCGCTAAAAGCAAAACAATGGTATCAAATGCTGAGTTCTCCAAAACAAAGTCAGTTAGATCCCTTTTTATATGTGCGTCAGGAAGAAGGATTTCAAAAAATTTCTTGGATGGATATTTTGTATATCGAAGGAATGCAAAATTACGCTAAACTTCATTTTAAGGATAAAGTGCTGATTATCCATCAAACGATGATTTCATTAGAAGAAACACTTCCGACAGAAATTTTCTTTCGAATCCATAAATCTTTTTTAGTAAATGTTACACATATCGATTCTATTGCTGGCGGACGTTTATTTATAAAAGGACAAGAACTACCTATTTCAAGAACTCGCAGAGAAGTATTATTGAAAGAGGTAGTCTATAAAAACTTATTGAGCAGATAA
- a CDS encoding sensor histidine kinase: MIAINKNRHWIFLVFFWSLLGITIWAQMIEDYDFLTATIQAVLVLFCSAVLAHVLSDVILPKALKQNKMNWFAVQSVIVVLLLAFCLSLIYIVFSDSVMRRRAYPEAADVDSLHFLWARFYGNIPSAILICGTACGLRFYQEHSIIEKNHAQLQQVHLEAQIKILQDQINPHLMFNVLNHIHILMQSDVKLASDLLVRFSDILRYQLYECNKEYVPLHLEIKYLKDLIAVEETRWGNELDVKSKWKIEDGQLQIVPLLLVPLIENAFKHVSRLPDQKRYVKLSCKQFNDQLNFKIENSYTEQYKIPSKNQGLGLENVKKRLEIQYPKKYKFEIHKTDSDFTAEVILDLK; the protein is encoded by the coding sequence ATGATTGCAATCAATAAAAATAGGCATTGGATATTTTTAGTCTTTTTTTGGAGCTTATTAGGCATCACGATTTGGGCGCAGATGATCGAAGATTACGATTTTTTGACCGCTACGATTCAGGCTGTTTTGGTTTTGTTTTGCTCTGCTGTTTTAGCTCATGTGTTAAGTGACGTTATACTGCCCAAAGCACTAAAACAAAATAAAATGAACTGGTTTGCGGTACAAAGCGTTATTGTGGTACTGCTTTTGGCATTTTGCCTGTCATTGATTTATATTGTTTTTTCTGATTCGGTTATGAGAAGAAGAGCATATCCTGAAGCAGCAGATGTAGATTCTCTTCATTTTTTATGGGCGCGATTTTACGGCAACATTCCGTCGGCGATTTTAATTTGCGGTACTGCGTGCGGACTTCGATTTTATCAAGAACACAGCATTATCGAAAAAAATCATGCTCAATTGCAGCAAGTTCATTTAGAAGCGCAAATCAAGATTTTGCAAGATCAGATAAATCCGCATTTAATGTTTAATGTGTTAAATCATATTCATATTCTGATGCAAAGCGATGTAAAGTTAGCCTCCGACTTATTAGTTCGGTTTTCAGATATTTTGAGGTATCAATTGTACGAATGCAATAAAGAATATGTGCCTTTGCATCTTGAAATTAAATACTTAAAAGATTTGATTGCTGTTGAAGAAACCAGATGGGGAAATGAACTCGATGTTAAAAGCAAATGGAAGATTGAAGATGGCCAGCTCCAAATTGTACCTCTGCTTTTAGTTCCGTTAATTGAAAATGCTTTTAAACACGTTTCTAGGCTTCCAGACCAAAAAAGATATGTGAAATTGTCCTGTAAACAATTCAATGACCAATTAAATTTTAAAATTGAAAATTCTTACACGGAGCAATACAAAATACCTTCAAAAAATCAGGGGTTAGGTTTAGAGAACGTAAAGAAAAGACTGGAAATACAATATCCCAAAAAATACAAATTTGAAATCCATAAAACCGATTCTGATTTTACTGCGGAAGTGATTTTAGATTTAAAATAA